The region TCTTTGAGACCCATCTTTTGTATTACTCGTGCAGACATTGGGAAAGCTGAGATTCCGGCACCACCTACCATTGGATTAATTTTATTCTTTAAAAATAGGTTTAGGAATTTCGCAAATAACACACCACCAATGGTATCAAATACGAAAGCAAATAAGCCAAGTCCCATGATGATAGCAGTTTGAGCATTTACAAATGCGTCCGCTTTCATACTAAATGAAATAGTGATACCAAGTAATAGTGTTATTAAGTTTGCAAGAACGTTCTGAGCGGTATCGGATAAAGAGTTTAATACGCCACACTCTCTTAAAAGGTTACCAAACATTAAGAAACCTACGAGAGAAACAGACATTGGAGCAATAAAACCTGCAATTACGGTTACGATAATAGGAAAGAGAATTCGTGTACGTTTCGATATAGTAGCCGGATTGTAGGGCATACGAATCATACGTTCTTTCTTTGTTGTAACAAGTTTAATTGCGAATGGTTGAACGATTGGAACTAAAGCCATGTAGGAATAGGCGGCTACTGCTATAGCTCCTATGTACTGAGATTTTAATACTTGGGACACTAAAATAGAAGTAGGTCCAT is a window of Lachnoclostridium phytofermentans ISDg DNA encoding:
- a CDS encoding sodium ion-translocating decarboxylase subunit beta, which encodes MESLLFRITTLGWGPVIMYLIGGILIYLAICKDYEPALLLPMGFGAILINLPLSGVINQTYEGIGNVNGIIEWMFHVGIETSEVLPILLFIGIGAMIDFGPLLSNPKMFLFGGAAQFGIFLTMTLAAILAPVFGFNLNDCASIGIIGAADGPTSILVSQVLKSQYIGAIAVAAYSYMALVPIVQPFAIKLVTTKKERMIRMPYNPATISKRTRILFPIIVTVIAGFIAPMSVSLVGFLMFGNLLRECGVLNSLSDTAQNVLANLITLLLGITISFSMKADAFVNAQTAIIMGLGLFAFVFDTIGGVLFAKFLNLFLKNKINPMVGGAGISAFPMSARVIQKMGLKEDPSNHLLMHAVGANVAGQIGSVLAGGIILEFFLH